Proteins encoded together in one Quercus lobata isolate SW786 chromosome 3, ValleyOak3.0 Primary Assembly, whole genome shotgun sequence window:
- the LOC115978977 gene encoding GDSL esterase/lipase At3g48460-like, producing MLHPLVILVSFICSQQEPRKHATCCWFPSKCCFNKVYAFSNSDTNTGNAHNLGDLKSFISTLFSHAWSPYCSSENSKLSGYRLSNGHLVIDFLCEALNIPHLSAYKDSSANFSCGANFAIAGSTALSSNLFCHFNFGNSLMWKPNSENILTQIDWFHNFVGERECQGKDEAACKSELGNALFWIGEIGGNDYAHLFASSIGPAIANKQFTEQAVDHICTLALGLLDKGAKFLVVQGLPPIGCLPL from the exons ATGCTTCATCCTCTTGTTATCCTTGTCTCCTTCATATGCTCACAACAAGAGCCACGAAAGCATGCCACCTGCTGCTGGTTTCCAAGCAAATGTTGCTTCAACAAGGTTTATGCTTTCAGCAATTCAGACACTAACACTGGAAATGCTCACAACTTGGGTGATCTCAAATCCTTCATTAGCACTTTATTCTCTCATGCTTGGTCCCCATATTGCTCATCAGAGAATTCAAAGTTATCTGGTTATCGACTATCTAATGGCCACTTGGTCATTGATTTCCTATGTGAAGCTCTCAACATACCCCACTTGTCAGCCTATAAAGACTCTTCCGCAAACTTCTCATGTGGTGCAAACTTTGCAATAGCCGGATCAACGGCTCTTTCAAGTAATCTCTTCTGTCATTTCAATTTTGGTAATTCCCTAATGTGGAAACCAAATTCAGAGAATATCCTAACTCAAATTGATTGGTTCCATAACTTTGTTGGGGAGAGAGAATGCCAAGGAAAAGATGAGGCTGCATGCAAATCAGAGCTTGGGAATGCTCTCTTTTGGATAGGTGAGATTGGTGGCAATGACTATGCTCATCTTTTTGCCTCTTCCATTGGCCCTGCTATTGCCAATAAGCAATTCACAGAGCAAGCTGTTGATCACATCTGCACACTTGCATTG GGGCTATTGGACAAGGGTGCAAAGTTCCTTGTGGTTCAAGGGCTACCACCAATAGGGTGCCTTCCATTGTAG